The Streptomyces sp. NL15-2K genome contains a region encoding:
- a CDS encoding uracil-DNA glycosylase, translated as MAPRPLHELVEAGWAKALEPVAERIAAMGDFLRAEIAAGRTYLPAGENVLRAFQQPFDDVRVLIVGQDPYPTPGMAIGLSFAVAPEVRSLPGSLENIFREMHSDLGLPRPSNGDLTPWTRQGVLLLNRALTTAPRSPGAHRGKGWEDVTEQAIRALAARGKPLVSILWGRDARNLRPLLGDLPSIESAHPSPMSADRGFFGSRPFSRANELLLKQGEQQVDWRLP; from the coding sequence CGAAGGCTCTGGAACCTGTGGCCGAACGCATCGCGGCCATGGGCGATTTCCTCCGCGCCGAAATAGCGGCCGGCCGGACCTACCTTCCGGCTGGAGAGAACGTCCTACGGGCCTTCCAGCAGCCCTTCGACGACGTCCGTGTCCTGATCGTCGGTCAGGATCCCTACCCCACGCCTGGAATGGCCATCGGGTTGAGTTTCGCGGTGGCGCCCGAGGTGCGGTCGTTGCCGGGCAGTCTGGAGAACATCTTCCGGGAGATGCACTCCGACCTGGGGCTGCCCAGGCCGTCCAACGGGGACCTCACGCCGTGGACCCGGCAGGGCGTACTGCTGCTCAACAGAGCGCTCACCACCGCACCGCGCAGCCCTGGTGCGCATCGGGGCAAGGGCTGGGAGGACGTCACCGAGCAGGCGATCCGGGCGCTGGCCGCGCGGGGCAAGCCGCTGGTGTCGATCCTGTGGGGGCGTGACGCGCGCAATCTGCGGCCGTTGCTCGGGGACCTCCCGTCGATCGAGTCCGCCCATCCCTCGCCGATGTCGGCGGACCGGGGTTTCTTCGGCTCGCGTCCGTTCAGCCGGGCCAACGAGCTGCTGCTCAAGCAGGGTGAACAGCAGGTGGACTGGCGGCTGCCGTAG